Proteins from one Deltaproteobacteria bacterium genomic window:
- a CDS encoding polyprenyl synthetase family protein encodes MQAATRYAEVLEVAEREGVDGPVRLADGRALVPELQVLEKMLLGLAKQAPGNAARAAGHLLAAGGKRLRPMVLFLCARAFGEEPRGLAELAAVAELTHSATLLHDDVIDMGEERRHQPAARVIWGNAVSVLAGDFLLVQALLLARASARPDSADALLKVMERMVAAEIHQLALRGQISAREHDYWEVVSGKTASLFEFCAEQGALAGGATAEQAKSAARFATELGTAFQVVDDLIDFEGKPEVAGKSVMRDLAEGKLTLPVLRALEARPELRPQVAACDAPEALGKALQATGVGAQVRREVNERLERALAALRELPESPIRVALEALSRAAVERSA; translated from the coding sequence ATGCAGGCTGCGACGCGGTACGCCGAAGTCCTGGAAGTGGCGGAGCGCGAGGGCGTCGACGGCCCGGTGCGCCTCGCCGATGGGCGGGCCCTGGTTCCCGAGCTGCAGGTGCTGGAGAAGATGCTCCTGGGGCTCGCCAAGCAGGCCCCGGGCAACGCCGCGCGCGCCGCCGGCCACCTGCTCGCCGCGGGCGGCAAGCGGCTGCGCCCCATGGTGCTCTTCCTCTGCGCGCGGGCGTTCGGCGAAGAGCCGCGCGGCCTGGCCGAGCTGGCCGCCGTGGCCGAGCTCACCCACTCCGCCACCCTGCTCCACGACGACGTCATCGACATGGGCGAAGAGCGGCGCCACCAGCCCGCCGCGCGCGTGATCTGGGGCAACGCGGTGAGCGTCCTCGCCGGCGACTTCTTGCTCGTGCAGGCCCTGCTCCTGGCCCGGGCCAGCGCGCGCCCCGACAGCGCCGACGCGCTGCTCAAGGTCATGGAGCGCATGGTGGCCGCGGAGATCCACCAGCTCGCGCTGCGCGGGCAGATCTCGGCGCGCGAGCACGACTACTGGGAGGTCGTGTCCGGCAAGACCGCCTCGCTCTTCGAGTTCTGCGCCGAGCAGGGCGCGCTCGCGGGCGGGGCGACGGCCGAGCAGGCCAAGTCGGCCGCGCGCTTCGCCACCGAGCTGGGCACCGCGTTCCAGGTCGTCGACGACCTCATCGACTTCGAGGGCAAGCCCGAGGTGGCCGGCAAGAGCGTGATGCGCGACCTCGCCGAGGGAAAGCTCACGCTCCCCGTGCTCCGCGCCCTCGAGGCCCGGCCCGAGCTGCGCCCCCAGGTCGCCGCGTGCGATGCGCCCGAGGCATTGGGCAAGGCGCTCCAGGCCACCGGCGTGGGCGCGCAGGTGCGTCGTGAGGTGAACGAGCGGCTCGAGCGCGCGCTCGCCGCACTCCGTGAACTCCCTGAAAGTCCGATTCGGGTCGCGCTCGAGGCGCTTTCGCGCGCCGCGGTGGAGCGTTCCGCATAA
- a CDS encoding poly(A) polymerase: MPGRKSSVAMRSTMPDERPVSPPESSSPASPPAEPPSPVERYSHGDPGFLAEAMLAPGEREPDIAPDELDAEALKVIRGLRTEGFQAYLVGGCVRDLLVGLTPKDFDIATSAHPGEMRALFRNCRLIGRRFRLAHVYFRGGKIIEVATFRKSPRPNEQAEADAEAAQQAAAHLEAEARGAEPHDELEVPEVEAEPEVEAEVEAEVSADLLITEDNTFGTAEEDARRRDFTVNGLFYDVTLGRVLDYVGGLRDLRRGQIRTIGDPEVRMREDPVRLLRAVRFACKLGFDIEPNTYAACEGSVEDLSRCAAPRLLEEIFKILRAGSSAPSFELLDALAATPVLLPALHAAMKAGGPELVAERQKLLTQVDLRLQDGQSLDDALLFAALLEPISRRQAVNEEGPDPIDRLLEDLVRGSRLPRRIADRVRHLLSAQKTLSGERRRRRSLASFRRTPYFADALTLFELRVAATGEHEELLEKWQSGEELELGEGGEGSEPAEGGAGSGADGERRGRRRRRRRRGGRGGQGPESNGAAPGGSAES, translated from the coding sequence ATGCCGGGCCGAAAATCCTCGGTCGCGATGCGATCCACAATGCCCGACGAGCGCCCCGTTTCTCCTCCCGAGTCGTCGTCCCCCGCCAGCCCGCCTGCAGAGCCGCCGAGCCCGGTGGAGCGCTACAGCCACGGTGACCCCGGCTTCCTCGCCGAGGCCATGCTCGCTCCCGGCGAGCGCGAACCCGACATCGCCCCCGATGAGCTCGACGCCGAGGCCCTCAAGGTCATCCGCGGCCTGCGCACCGAGGGCTTTCAGGCCTACCTGGTCGGCGGCTGCGTGCGCGACCTGCTCGTGGGCCTGACGCCGAAAGACTTCGACATCGCCACCTCCGCGCACCCGGGCGAGATGCGCGCGCTCTTCCGCAACTGCCGGCTCATCGGCAGGCGGTTCCGGCTGGCGCACGTGTACTTCCGCGGCGGCAAGATCATCGAGGTGGCCACCTTCCGGAAGAGCCCGCGCCCCAACGAGCAGGCCGAGGCCGACGCCGAAGCGGCGCAGCAGGCCGCGGCCCACCTCGAGGCCGAGGCGCGCGGCGCCGAGCCGCACGACGAGCTGGAGGTGCCGGAAGTCGAGGCCGAGCCCGAGGTCGAAGCCGAGGTGGAGGCCGAGGTCTCGGCCGACCTGCTCATCACCGAGGACAACACCTTCGGCACCGCCGAGGAGGACGCGCGCCGCCGCGACTTCACCGTCAACGGCCTCTTCTACGACGTGACCCTGGGCCGGGTGCTCGACTACGTGGGCGGCCTGCGCGACCTGCGCCGCGGCCAGATCCGCACCATCGGCGATCCCGAGGTCCGCATGCGCGAAGACCCCGTGCGCCTGCTGCGCGCGGTGCGCTTCGCCTGCAAGCTCGGCTTCGACATCGAGCCCAACACCTACGCCGCCTGCGAGGGCTCGGTGGAGGATCTGTCGCGCTGCGCCGCGCCGCGCCTGCTCGAGGAGATCTTCAAGATCTTGCGCGCGGGCTCGTCGGCGCCGAGCTTCGAGCTGCTCGACGCGCTCGCGGCCACGCCGGTGCTGCTCCCCGCATTGCACGCGGCCATGAAGGCCGGCGGCCCGGAGCTGGTGGCCGAGCGCCAGAAGCTGCTGACGCAGGTGGATCTGCGGCTGCAGGACGGCCAGTCGCTCGACGACGCGCTGCTCTTCGCGGCGCTGCTCGAGCCCATCTCGCGGCGCCAGGCCGTGAACGAAGAGGGGCCGGACCCCATCGATCGCCTGCTCGAGGATCTGGTGCGCGGCTCGCGGCTCCCGCGGCGCATCGCGGACCGCGTGCGGCACCTGCTCTCGGCGCAGAAGACGCTCTCCGGCGAGCGCCGCCGGCGGCGCTCGCTGGCCTCGTTCCGGCGCACGCCGTACTTCGCCGACGCGCTCACGCTCTTCGAGCTGCGCGTGGCCGCGACGGGCGAGCACGAGGAGCTCCTGGAGAAGTGGCAGTCGGGCGAGGAGCTGGAGCTGGGTGAAGGCGGCGAGGGCAGCGAGCCGGCCGAGGGCGGCGCTGGCAGCGGCGCGGATGGCGAGCGGCGCGGGCGGCGTCGTCGCCGGCGTCGCCGCGGTGGCCGCGGTGGTCAGGGGCCGGAGTCGAACGGCGCGGCGCCCGGTGGTTCGGCCGAGAGCTGA
- a CDS encoding peroxiredoxin, whose protein sequence is MSSPLANGARAPEFALPNQDGQSVTLASLLGKGPVVVYFYPKDETPGCTAEACAFRDNYDVFQQAGASVVGISDDTVESHRGFATHHGLPFVLLADTEGKVRNAFGVPRAFLGLAPGRMTFVLDKDGTVRHSFNSSINMKKHVTEAIEVVKKLAQG, encoded by the coding sequence ATGTCCAGCCCGCTCGCGAACGGCGCCCGCGCCCCCGAATTTGCGCTCCCCAACCAGGACGGCCAGAGCGTCACGCTCGCCAGCCTGCTCGGCAAGGGCCCGGTGGTCGTCTACTTCTACCCGAAGGACGAGACGCCCGGCTGCACCGCCGAGGCCTGCGCCTTCCGCGACAACTACGACGTCTTCCAGCAGGCCGGCGCGTCGGTCGTGGGCATCAGCGACGACACGGTGGAGTCGCACCGCGGCTTCGCCACGCACCACGGGCTGCCCTTCGTGCTCCTCGCCGACACCGAGGGCAAGGTGCGCAACGCGTTCGGGGTTCCGCGCGCATTCCTGGGGCTGGCGCCGGGGCGCATGACCTTCGTGCTCGACAAGGACGGCACGGTTCGCCACAGCTTCAACTCGTCGATCAACATGAAGAAGCACGTGACCGAAGCGATCGAGGTGGTGAAGAAGCTCGCGCAGGGCTGA
- a CDS encoding tetratricopeptide repeat protein: protein MRLRLILLGLLPLASLACKTAAPIHPRAIEHNQYCAQYIAQGDLEKAETRCNLALEFNPDYPEPYCNLGLIALKRNQLDKAKDYFIEAIHLNQDFAEAHNDLGFVFLQQESFGKAHDEFQRALKVNPDYVEARYNLALTFLKLKKYPEARKAYEELIESNPNVADPHHDLCALDIDEGEYDTAIQECQAAIRLDPKYVSAYFELGNAYMKGGKFCEAQEAYKDCIGVDQNNAECRNNITIATRKCALLDPNLKDLKNSPAPGTDAAVSGDPSDEFYKKGMSQVNAGLLNEARRSFNKCVRKNPQYALCYYQLYKLDVAVQDNGAAQDDCKKLLKNSGDEQAHERDECKNFLSTDGQQ, encoded by the coding sequence ATGCGCCTGCGCCTGATTTTGCTGGGCCTTCTGCCTCTCGCCAGCCTCGCTTGCAAGACGGCTGCGCCCATCCACCCCCGCGCCATCGAGCACAACCAGTACTGCGCGCAGTACATCGCCCAGGGCGATCTCGAGAAGGCCGAGACCCGCTGCAACCTGGCGCTCGAGTTCAACCCCGACTACCCCGAGCCGTACTGCAACCTCGGGCTCATCGCGCTCAAGCGGAACCAGCTCGACAAGGCCAAGGACTACTTCATCGAGGCCATCCACCTGAACCAGGACTTCGCCGAGGCGCACAACGATCTCGGGTTCGTGTTCCTGCAGCAGGAGAGCTTCGGCAAGGCGCACGACGAGTTCCAGCGCGCGCTCAAGGTGAACCCGGACTACGTGGAGGCCCGCTACAACCTCGCGCTCACCTTCTTGAAGCTGAAGAAGTACCCCGAGGCGCGCAAGGCGTACGAAGAGCTCATCGAGAGCAACCCCAACGTGGCGGATCCGCACCACGACCTGTGCGCGCTCGACATCGACGAGGGCGAATACGACACAGCCATTCAAGAGTGTCAGGCCGCCATCCGGCTCGATCCCAAGTACGTCTCGGCGTACTTCGAGCTCGGCAACGCGTACATGAAGGGCGGCAAGTTCTGTGAGGCGCAGGAGGCCTATAAAGACTGCATCGGCGTGGATCAGAACAACGCCGAGTGCCGGAACAACATCACAATCGCCACCCGCAAGTGCGCGCTGCTGGATCCGAACCTCAAAGATTTGAAGAACTCGCCTGCGCCGGGCACCGACGCCGCCGTCTCGGGTGATCCGTCGGACGAGTTCTACAAGAAGGGCATGTCGCAGGTGAACGCCGGCCTGCTGAACGAGGCGCGCCGGAGCTTCAACAAGTGCGTGCGCAAGAACCCGCAGTACGCGCTTTGCTATTATCAATTGTATAAATTGGATGTTGCCGTCCAGGACAACGGCGCCGCGCAGGATGACTGCAAGAAGCTGCTCAAGAACAGCGGCGACGAGCAGGCGCACGAGCGCGACGAGTGCAAGAACTTCCTCTCGACCGACGGGCAGCAGTAG
- the nadA gene encoding quinolinate synthase NadA, producing MTAALDSTLDLEKEILRLKRELNAVILAHYYQEGDIQDLADFVGDSLQLAQQAKSTKADVIVFAGVHFMAETAKILNPEKLVLLPDLNAGCSLADRCPADKFSLFKKLHPDHFVVSYVNCSAAVKAMSDVICTSSNAAKIVSRIPADKKIIFAPDQHLGRYVMKQTGREMVLWPGSCQVHEIFSEKKLQQLKVRYPEAKVLAHPECEERVLALADYIGSTKGILEYALKTPLKQFIVVTEAGIIHQMKKQAPDKEFIPAPPDANCACNECPYMKLNTLEKLYLCMRDKKPEITLPEQTRLEALAPLERMLAWS from the coding sequence ATGACGGCCGCCCTCGACAGCACCCTGGATCTGGAGAAGGAGATCCTCCGCCTCAAGCGCGAGCTCAACGCGGTGATCCTGGCGCACTACTACCAGGAGGGCGACATCCAGGACCTGGCCGACTTCGTGGGCGACTCGCTGCAGCTCGCGCAGCAAGCCAAGTCGACGAAGGCCGACGTGATCGTCTTCGCGGGCGTGCACTTCATGGCGGAGACGGCCAAGATCTTGAACCCCGAGAAGCTGGTGCTCTTGCCGGACCTCAACGCCGGCTGCTCGCTCGCCGACCGCTGCCCCGCCGACAAGTTCTCGCTCTTCAAGAAGCTGCACCCAGATCACTTCGTGGTCAGCTACGTGAACTGCTCGGCCGCGGTGAAGGCCATGAGCGACGTGATCTGCACCTCGTCGAACGCGGCGAAGATCGTCTCGCGCATTCCGGCCGACAAGAAAATCATCTTCGCGCCGGATCAGCACCTCGGCCGCTACGTGATGAAGCAGACCGGCCGCGAGATGGTGCTCTGGCCGGGCAGCTGCCAGGTGCACGAGATCTTCTCCGAGAAGAAGCTGCAGCAGCTCAAGGTGCGCTACCCCGAGGCGAAGGTGCTCGCGCATCCAGAGTGCGAGGAGCGCGTGCTCGCGCTCGCCGACTACATCGGCTCGACCAAGGGCATCCTCGAGTACGCGCTCAAGACCCCGCTCAAGCAGTTCATCGTGGTCACCGAGGCGGGGATCATCCACCAGATGAAGAAGCAGGCGCCGGACAAGGAGTTCATCCCCGCGCCGCCGGACGCGAACTGCGCGTGCAACGAGTGTCCGTACATGAAGCTGAACACGCTGGAGAAGCTCTACCTCTGCATGCGCGACAAGAAGCCGGAGATCACCCTGCCCGAGCAGACGCGGCTCGAGGCGCTGGCGCCGCTCGAGCGCATGCTCGCTTGGAGCTGA
- a CDS encoding YihA family ribosome biogenesis GTP-binding protein, whose protein sequence is MEIKVPTADFLTTATGPEGWPKTQLPEFAFVGRSNVGKSSLINALTRRRKLVRVSNTPGRTRALNFFEVHVLDHKREHKSVLCDLPGYGFAKVSKSEKAQWQGIIEGYLTGREGLRAVVQLIDAEVGPSEQDAQMLEFLRGAGRPVVIAATKLDRLNKAKRIPALRAAAVELRLPETDVLGVSSTEELGMDELWRKLFALEKP, encoded by the coding sequence GTGGAGATCAAGGTTCCGACGGCGGACTTCCTCACCACCGCCACTGGCCCCGAGGGCTGGCCCAAGACGCAGCTCCCCGAGTTCGCGTTCGTGGGCCGCTCCAACGTGGGCAAGAGCTCGCTCATCAATGCGCTCACGCGGCGGCGCAAGCTGGTGCGCGTGTCGAACACGCCGGGGCGCACCCGCGCGCTGAACTTCTTCGAGGTCCACGTGCTGGACCACAAGCGCGAGCACAAGAGCGTGCTCTGCGACCTGCCGGGCTACGGCTTTGCGAAGGTGAGCAAGTCCGAGAAGGCGCAGTGGCAGGGGATCATCGAGGGCTACCTCACCGGACGCGAGGGCCTGCGCGCGGTGGTGCAGCTCATCGATGCCGAGGTGGGGCCGAGCGAGCAGGACGCGCAGATGCTGGAGTTCCTGCGTGGGGCGGGACGGCCGGTGGTCATCGCGGCGACCAAGCTGGACCGGCTCAACAAGGCCAAGCGCATCCCCGCGCTGCGAGCGGCTGCGGTCGAGCTGCGGCTGCCGGAGACCGACGTGCTGGGTGTGTCGAGCACCGAGGAGCTCGGGATGGACGAGCTCTGGCGGAAGCTGTTCGCGCTCGAGAAGCCATAG
- a CDS encoding class I SAM-dependent methyltransferase, with amino-acid sequence MRKDSLDLLLCPRCQKGGLRVESPAVEIHFGPLTCRSCGATFAVVDGVADFLGNAPPKGLERLLETDLVARQFEKGLRPHIAAQLGAPAPDVDSEYLLYRSLLAARPLQPILDVDAGPAVFSRRLAAEKAHGPTFALDRYRAMLEEAAAQSREHGLDVDLVRARVPPLPFRAGVLGGVLQVGTLGLVDDLDRHFAEIARVLAPRARFVATAVVSKRFLPRLSPFGRSFTERELRHRLEAAGLTRFERIQHENSMVFKVEKS; translated from the coding sequence ATGAGAAAGGACTCGCTCGACCTGCTGCTCTGTCCGCGCTGCCAGAAGGGCGGCCTGCGGGTGGAGTCGCCGGCGGTGGAGATCCACTTCGGGCCGCTGACCTGTCGCAGCTGTGGCGCGACCTTCGCGGTGGTCGACGGCGTGGCCGACTTCCTGGGCAACGCGCCGCCCAAGGGCCTGGAGCGCCTGCTGGAGACGGATCTGGTGGCGCGGCAGTTCGAGAAGGGCCTGCGTCCGCACATCGCCGCGCAGCTCGGCGCGCCGGCGCCCGACGTCGACTCCGAGTACCTGCTCTACCGCTCGCTGCTGGCCGCGCGGCCGCTGCAGCCGATCCTCGATGTCGATGCAGGACCGGCGGTGTTCTCGCGGCGGCTCGCAGCCGAGAAGGCGCACGGTCCCACCTTCGCGCTGGACCGCTATCGGGCCATGCTCGAGGAGGCCGCGGCGCAGAGCCGCGAGCACGGCCTCGACGTGGATCTCGTGCGCGCCCGCGTGCCGCCCCTGCCCTTCCGCGCGGGCGTGCTCGGCGGCGTGCTGCAGGTCGGCACGCTGGGGCTCGTCGACGACCTCGATCGGCACTTCGCGGAGATCGCGCGGGTGCTCGCGCCGCGGGCGCGCTTCGTGGCCACGGCGGTGGTGTCGAAGCGGTTTCTGCCGCGGCTCTCGCCGTTCGGCCGGAGCTTCACCGAGCGCGAGCTGCGGCACCGGCTCGAGGCCGCGGGGCTCACGCGGTTCGAGCGGATTCAGCACGAGAACAGCATGGTGTTCAAAGTCGAGAAGTCGTAG
- a CDS encoding outer membrane beta-barrel protein has product MSPMRTLVGVAVVFAGLAVARPAHAQFQNHSIGLEVGYIHLQNDIGFGDAILPPALALDATLYIENGFDVGLRFGFAIQQDKESTSQIIMLYPAAFFRYYLSQDYFRPWVGLSLEYMHSFDSDGVTAGTVASDNYVGLGPMVGFDYFINPDWSVGLTGEFVGYYALNAGAHYSIQAWARVATHF; this is encoded by the coding sequence ATGTCGCCGATGCGTACGCTGGTGGGGGTGGCGGTCGTCTTTGCCGGTCTCGCCGTGGCCAGGCCCGCCCACGCGCAGTTCCAGAACCACAGCATCGGGCTCGAGGTGGGCTACATCCACCTGCAGAACGACATCGGCTTCGGAGATGCGATCTTGCCGCCAGCGCTCGCGCTGGATGCCACGCTCTACATCGAGAACGGCTTCGACGTGGGCCTGCGCTTCGGCTTCGCCATTCAGCAGGACAAAGAGTCGACGTCGCAGATCATCATGCTCTACCCGGCGGCGTTCTTCCGGTACTACCTCTCGCAGGACTACTTCCGACCCTGGGTGGGCTTGAGCCTGGAGTACATGCACTCGTTCGACTCGGACGGCGTGACCGCGGGAACCGTGGCCTCCGACAACTACGTGGGCCTGGGGCCGATGGTGGGCTTCGACTACTTCATCAACCCAGACTGGTCGGTGGGGCTCACCGGCGAGTTCGTGGGCTACTACGCGCTGAACGCCGGCGCTCACTACAGCATCCAGGCCTGGGCCCGCGTGGCCACACACTTCTGA
- a CDS encoding MarR family transcriptional regulator — protein MARSGDESRTGELEPSAEAELLAAEAIGGLIEFWGFKRQMGRIWTLLYLSDDALAAQDICDRLQLSAGAASMTLAELEQWGVVHRLRKPGERRDFFAAETDIWKMVTHVWRERELRQIERAQAAFDRAKRLVEPLAKAKGASRAHKVKLARLRQLAALAKVGDALARMVLEQGKLDLGPLRNWRAGAASDEE, from the coding sequence ATGGCGCGAAGCGGTGACGAATCGCGGACCGGGGAGCTCGAGCCCTCGGCCGAAGCCGAGCTGTTGGCCGCAGAGGCCATTGGCGGGCTGATCGAGTTCTGGGGCTTCAAGCGGCAGATGGGCCGCATCTGGACCCTGCTCTACTTGAGCGACGACGCCCTGGCCGCCCAGGACATCTGCGACCGGCTGCAGCTCTCCGCGGGCGCGGCGAGCATGACGTTGGCCGAGCTCGAGCAGTGGGGCGTGGTTCATCGCCTCCGCAAGCCCGGCGAGCGGCGCGACTTCTTCGCCGCCGAGACCGACATCTGGAAGATGGTGACGCACGTCTGGCGCGAGCGGGAGCTGCGGCAGATCGAGAGGGCCCAGGCCGCGTTCGATCGCGCGAAGCGCTTGGTGGAGCCGCTGGCGAAGGCCAAGGGCGCGTCGCGGGCGCACAAGGTGAAGCTGGCGCGCTTGCGGCAGCTGGCGGCGCTGGCGAAGGTCGGCGACGCGCTCGCGCGGATGGTGCTCGAGCAGGGCAAGCTGGACTTGGGGCCGCTGCGGAATTGGCGGGCGGGCGCGGCGAGCGACGAGGAGTAG
- a CDS encoding FHA domain-containing protein yields the protein MPIRLQVTANAASADGQKPPPQELKLDGDAIVIGRDKGSTVVLAEPSVSRSHAKITREGSLYFVEDVGSAFGTRVNGGLLPKGEKRLLRNGDVIAVGTFDLAFTRLLEVTNVEGEGAEKTSAMARAVMKDVMRGLSSSNSPYLVVLNGPHKDDKHEVNEARELSVGRADDCDIIFADDLTSRKHAKIRRDWSGTHVEDLGSRNGVKVNKKLIKGPTTLKDRDEVEIGGTRMLFVDPSEIRETPFVPPQTDPGLQPKEEPPPPRVPKRPKTGAEPKAEPPKEEAKPPEPEPPPPEPEPEPEPEPEPEPEPEPEDEAPAGNALDRLRSRLPPVPTDADSIKRFVPLLIVGGIVIAAIVALVVLFLG from the coding sequence ATGCCCATTCGCCTGCAGGTCACGGCCAATGCGGCCAGCGCCGACGGACAGAAGCCGCCGCCGCAGGAGCTGAAGCTCGACGGCGACGCCATCGTCATCGGCCGCGACAAGGGCTCCACGGTGGTGCTCGCGGAGCCCTCTGTCTCACGCTCGCACGCGAAGATCACCCGCGAGGGCTCGCTCTACTTTGTCGAGGATGTGGGCTCCGCGTTTGGCACGCGGGTGAACGGCGGGCTCTTGCCCAAGGGCGAAAAGCGGCTCTTGCGCAACGGCGACGTGATCGCGGTCGGTACTTTTGATCTCGCGTTTACCCGCTTGCTCGAAGTCACCAATGTCGAAGGTGAGGGCGCCGAGAAGACCTCGGCCATGGCGCGCGCCGTCATGAAAGACGTGATGCGCGGGCTGTCGAGCAGCAACTCGCCGTATCTCGTCGTGCTCAACGGCCCGCACAAGGACGACAAGCACGAGGTGAACGAGGCCCGCGAGCTCAGCGTGGGCCGCGCCGACGACTGCGACATCATCTTCGCCGACGACCTCACCAGCCGGAAGCACGCCAAGATCCGCCGCGACTGGTCGGGCACGCACGTGGAGGACCTGGGCAGCCGCAACGGCGTGAAGGTGAACAAGAAGCTCATCAAGGGCCCCACCACGCTCAAAGACCGCGACGAGGTGGAGATCGGCGGCACGCGCATGCTCTTCGTGGATCCGTCGGAGATCCGCGAGACGCCCTTCGTGCCGCCGCAGACCGACCCGGGCCTCCAGCCGAAGGAAGAGCCGCCGCCGCCGCGCGTGCCCAAGCGGCCGAAGACGGGCGCGGAGCCCAAGGCTGAGCCGCCGAAGGAAGAGGCCAAGCCGCCCGAGCCTGAGCCGCCGCCGCCCGAGCCGGAACCGGAGCCCGAACCCGAGCCGGAGCCTGAACCCGAGCCGGAGCCCGAGGACGAAGCGCCAGCGGGAAACGCGCTGGACCGGCTCCGCTCGCGGTTGCCGCCCGTGCCGACGGACGCGGATTCGATCAAGCGGTTCGTGCCGCTGCTGATCGTCGGCGGGATTGTGATCGCGGCGATCGTGGCGCTGGTGGTGTTGTTCCTGGGGTGA
- a CDS encoding cytochrome c biogenesis protein ResB — protein sequence MAVAQSPALPAPSRIAARRDVVEWIWETGASLKPTIPILILVALACVLGTFANPDNASLNDIAVALAKQQGTFMGLLWRTGLYSFFELNDLFHSWWFLLLLVLLSLNLTACTIDRLPRIYTIALKPHRQLDDSVLRGLRHKLKLPFAGDPAQEAARLAAAFKVRGFEATPVKGEDGAYYLFGERGRFSRFGVYVVHAALLCILGGGIAGRFWGYEGTINVFQDKGTFDFVFLKNGDGAMYKHELPVAVRVTDFRHTTYKDGSDKGFESDLQVLGKDGAVVHAQTISVGHPMKWAGWTFYQASYQAAQDRSSAKVTVVDKVSGARTEFKVRPDDQFGLNADIKYRVVDYQPDFSGLGPAVHVQRQAAPAQGGESDFWVFQNNPAFDRVNREDRYALEFGGIQQMYFTGLQVARDPGAAIVFSGCILMFFGLFVAFYTSHRRLWAKVTAGEVLVAGAAHKNHFAFANVFESLEQAVRGAAATKPA from the coding sequence ATGGCCGTCGCCCAGAGCCCAGCGCTGCCCGCGCCCTCGCGCATCGCCGCCCGCCGCGACGTGGTGGAGTGGATCTGGGAGACCGGCGCGTCCCTCAAGCCCACCATCCCGATCCTGATTCTCGTGGCCCTCGCCTGCGTGCTGGGCACGTTCGCGAATCCCGACAACGCGTCGCTGAACGACATCGCCGTGGCGCTCGCCAAGCAGCAGGGCACCTTCATGGGCCTGCTCTGGCGCACCGGGCTGTACTCGTTCTTCGAGCTGAACGACCTGTTCCACTCCTGGTGGTTCCTGCTCTTGCTGGTGCTGCTCTCGCTGAACCTCACGGCGTGCACCATCGACCGGCTGCCGCGCATCTACACCATCGCCCTCAAGCCGCACCGGCAGCTCGACGATTCCGTGCTCCGCGGGCTGCGCCACAAGCTGAAGCTGCCCTTCGCAGGCGACCCGGCGCAGGAGGCGGCGCGGCTGGCCGCGGCTTTCAAGGTTCGCGGCTTCGAGGCCACGCCGGTGAAGGGCGAGGACGGGGCGTACTACCTCTTCGGCGAGCGCGGCCGCTTCTCGCGCTTCGGCGTGTACGTGGTGCACGCGGCGCTCTTGTGCATCCTCGGCGGCGGCATCGCCGGGCGCTTCTGGGGCTACGAGGGCACGATCAACGTGTTCCAGGACAAGGGCACGTTCGACTTCGTCTTCCTCAAGAACGGCGACGGCGCGATGTACAAGCACGAGCTGCCCGTCGCGGTGCGCGTCACCGACTTCCGCCACACCACCTACAAAGACGGCTCCGACAAGGGCTTCGAGAGCGACCTTCAGGTCCTGGGCAAGGACGGCGCGGTGGTTCACGCGCAGACCATCTCCGTGGGCCACCCCATGAAGTGGGCGGGCTGGACCTTCTACCAGGCCAGCTACCAGGCCGCGCAGGACCGCTCGAGCGCCAAGGTGACGGTCGTCGACAAGGTCTCTGGCGCGCGCACCGAGTTCAAGGTGCGCCCCGACGATCAATTCGGCCTCAACGCGGACATCAAGTACCGCGTGGTCGACTACCAGCCCGACTTCTCGGGGCTGGGGCCCGCGGTGCACGTGCAGCGTCAGGCGGCGCCGGCGCAGGGCGGCGAGAGCGACTTCTGGGTCTTCCAGAACAACCCCGCCTTCGACCGCGTGAACCGCGAGGACCGCTACGCGCTCGAGTTCGGCGGCATCCAGCAGATGTACTTCACCGGCCTCCAGGTGGCGCGCGACCCGGGCGCGGCGATCGTATTCAGCGGCTGCATCTTGATGTTCTTCGGCCTCTTCGTGGCCTTCTACACCTCGCACCGGCGGCTCTGGGCGAAGGTGACCGCGGGCGAGGTGCTGGTCGCGGGCGCGGCGCACAAGAACCACTTCGCGTTCGCCAACGTCTTCGAGTCGCTGGAGCAGGCCGTGCGCGGCGCCGCGGCAACCAAGCCCGCCTGA